The genomic region GCAATACCGGCCGGCCGCCGGCGTACGTCTCGCCGAGGGTGCCGTGTGCACCGAAGGCCGGATCCAGGTACGCCGTGCGTCCGTCGGACAGGCGCACGGCGCACAGCGACCGCTCGAAATAGACGGAGGGGATCTCGGGATCGGGTGCGCGCGACACGTTGATCAGCGCCTCGTCGGCTTCCAGGCCCAGCGCGCGCAGCATGGCTGCCAGCAGAACCGCCTTGTCTCGGCCCACCCCGTAGCCGGCGGCGAGCACCTCGGCGGCGGCGTGGGGCTCCAGGAAGGCGCCCACATCCAGCGACGCCTCCAGATAGCCGACGTCGCCGGCGACGAACCGGACCAGGGCCAGAATCCGGCTCTGCTCGCTTGTCAGGCCCTCGGTCAGCTCCCGCGCCTTTTCGGCCAGCACCTCGTCCGGCTCAAGCTTCCGCCGGCTCTGCGCCCAGCCCTGCCGCGACAGTTCCGGCCAGCCGGCCATGGTGCTCACCACCACCCGGCAGGCCACCTCGGGCAGGCCCGGCATGCCGGTCTCACGGAAGATCATGGGCAGATCACGGCCCGTCCAGGTGTAGACGATCCGGTCACCCTCCCGGCCTTGGGTGAACGTCAGCGCACCGTCCCGGACGGCGTGGCGCAGCGGGCGCGACGCCGGACCGCGGATCACCAGCCGCTTGCTCAGGATGGGGCTCTCGTGCTGGAAGAGGAAGAAGTCGGCGTAATGCCCGGGGATCTGGGCGTCCGATTCGATCCGCACCGTGGTCTCGAGCGTGTCCTGCACCTGAAGGTCCGGGTGGCGGACCACCAGCCGGCGGTACGGCTGGTCGAATGCATGGGCGGTCGCGCCCAGCGGCTCTTCGTGCGCGCGGGCGCGTTCCAAGGGGATGGTCTCGCCGGTGGGCCGGGTGATCCGTCCGCCGAGGAATGCCACCCGGGCTTTCGGCTGGAAGAACGCCAGCTGGTCGGCGGCATAGGTCTGGAGGCCGCGCTCGTCCAGAATCTGGACCCGGCGCCGGATCTCCTGGGTGTAGCGGCCGTCGGCGTCAAAGGTGACCGCGACCTCCTCGTCCAGCACGACAGCCGGTGCGCCGCGGGTCAACTCCACGTTGTCCGGCGCCGCGGGGACGTCCGCGCTCCGGGCGGCCGCCGGTCCGATGGCCGCAAGCACCGCCGCCGCCAGCGCCAGTCGGCTCATTCCCATCGTCCAGCGTCGTGTGTGCATCCGCCCTCCCGATCGCGATCGATGCCCCTTTATACACAGGGATCCGGAACCCCGTCAAGCTTTTCCCCCGCCGCCGCGCCCCGCGGCGACTCCGCCGCAAAACCGTTGCATTCCGCCGATTTTTGATTATAATATCGCCCTTTGAGCGGGCCAGCGTAGCTCAGTGGTAGAGCAGGCGATTCGTAATCGTCAGGTCAAGGGTTCGACTCCCTTCGCTGGCTCCAGTTTTTCTTCAACAGACACCACGAACAAACCGGCCGGGCCTGCGCCCGGCCGGATCGTTTTCCGCCGTACCCGTCACCGTCACATCGTGGGGATGATGGCGATCATCTCGGGCGAGTTCTGGACCGACTTGGCCAGGAAGGGCCGGCCGTTGGTGCTGTGGGCCTTCATGTAGCCCACGAAGTCGTCCAGGCCGCCCGCGGGTCCGAAGATGTCCGGATCCCCGAGGAAGAACACGCGGGCGCCGAGGGGCGGCACGACGATGTCCGCCAGCGACACGGCCACCGGCAGGCCCTGGGGGTCGAGGATCTCCAGAGCCACGGTCACCGGTTCGTCCCCCGGGTTGTACAGAACGTAGGAAGTCTCGAACGGGGCGATGGTGATGGTATAGGGGAAGACCAGATCGAGCACGGCGTCGCTGTCCAGGGGGGTCGCGTCGGCGGCCATGTTCCGATACTGAAAGTAAGGAGGTATCGTGCCGGTCGCGTCCGGATCCGGGGGGTTCCACAACTGATACGAGAACGCGCTGCAGACGTTGTCGTGGTCCACGGTCAGGACGATCGAGCCGGTGTGGAAGACGGTGTCGAACCGGTCGAGGTCGAGGGCGTCCTCCTCGGACAGGTACACTTCGAACCGCGACTGGTTGTCGAAATCGTACTCCCGCGTGGTCACCAGGTTGCCGTCGAAGTCGTAGAAATCCATCCGGACGTGGGTTTGCAGAATCTCCGGGTCTTCCTCTTCCTCGTCCTCCTCGGCCACCCGTTCGTTGGAGCTGATCAGGATGACGGACGTGTCGAAGCCGTTGCCCACCGCGTAGTACGGCACATGGAACGTGTGCGAGGCGGACGGGAGCACCGGATTGAGCGGCGGGCACGTCATCACGAAGGAGTTGTCCGGATCGGTGTTCTCCATCGTCAGGTACGCGTACGTGATCAGGTTGTCCAGGTTGAACAACCGCATATAGCCGTTGAACGGGAACTCGAGGAGGACCTGGTCGATGCCGCCCACTGAGGCGAGATCGAAGGAGGTGTTGCTGTCCGATACACCGGTGGGGTTGAAGAGGATGCGCTGGATCTTCATTTGGTTGTAGTACGGGTTGACGAAGTGGATGGTCGTCTCGACCCGCTTGTCGGCGAGTTCGGACGTGGTGTTGCTGAAGGAGAACGGGAAGATGACGTCCTGGGCCATGGGCTGGTCGATCCGCAGGTAGTCGCCCCGGATAATCGTGGCGCCGTCGTCGCCGATGGTGCCGTTGTAAATGAGCCCGGTCAGGGACAGCTCGGGGTGGACCGCCTTGATGAAGCCGTGCTGGTTGACCACCTTGTCATAGTCGGGGATCAGCTCCTTGACCATCTGGACGAGCTGCTCGCCCGGCTGCAGAGTCACATCCACGGGATCGATGATGTGGGCCACGTCGTCGTCGTCCACCCAGTAGAAAGGGAGCCCGGCGGCGCTGTCATCGTCCGAGTAGGACGTGTTGTTGGTCTGATACGACTGGAGGCCGAAGGTCACCGCCTCGTCCAGGAGGTTGATGAAGCTGACGGCGGAGAACCGCCCTTCCTCGAGGTTGACGCTGTACCCGCTGGAGAACACCGGCTTGCTCGGCTGGCCCACCACGCTGATGGTCCCGGTCAGAAAGCTGGCGACGCAGAACCGGTCGGTGCCCGGCACCGCCGCCACGGCCACCGGAATCTCCCGCTGGCCGCCGTCGCCCAGGGGCAGCAGGCCGGTGGTGCTGACGCGGAAGTCCAGCGGCGCCCGGACCAGCGGCTCGTTGTCGGGGATGTCTTTGGTCGGCACATAGTTGCTGAATGACGGGAATACCAAATCGTAGGTGCCGTCAGGGTTCTCGAGGAAGGCCGTCTGCGTGGTCCGGGCCATGTTATATGTCTGCGCCTTGTACCGCAGGATCTTGTACAGCTCGAGG from Acidobacteriota bacterium harbors:
- a CDS encoding YncE family protein, encoding MTQWVRKGVRAAGLVMLLLAGMAFAQNDAVIIDPNADTAPADVRSLGLSFRINEYDIVAPSILVTPDGQFGFVNYTIAANQEHQGYVLVFRPLAEDPAQRIVKAIPVGERPALMFFNPAMTEIWVVNLGKFFNLNSSCSIAVIDVASQQVVQTIATPNYVFGFGSNVVFAPDASRAYISATQSDEVLQIDTATYTVIGALKIVSTNPYYYTSVGPTWLTMSHDGSFLCSVNSFSDNVSVIDTATFTESRQVNFHDAEAVADHIANFTFRNNVLLSEDDTIGLIASAGLSSGSAFLLNDRVYLFDPATGQKIKDDNGKDITLYVENDPAAIFLDPTGEFLCVQITSHDAVNYSEYYGFPTVAVFKWPSLELYKILRYKAQTYNMARTTQTAFLENPDGTYDLVFPSFSNYVPTKDIPDNEPLVRAPLDFRVSTTGLLPLGDGGQREIPVAVAAVPGTDRFCVASFLTGTISVVGQPSKPVFSSGYSVNLEEGRFSAVSFINLLDEAVTFGLQSYQTNNTSYSDDDSAAGLPFYWVDDDDVAHIIDPVDVTLQPGEQLVQMVKELIPDYDKVVNQHGFIKAVHPELSLTGLIYNGTIGDDGATIIRGDYLRIDQPMAQDVIFPFSFSNTTSELADKRVETTIHFVNPYYNQMKIQRILFNPTGVSDSNTSFDLASVGGIDQVLLEFPFNGYMRLFNLDNLITYAYLTMENTDPDNSFVMTCPPLNPVLPSASHTFHVPYYAVGNGFDTSVILISSNERVAEEDEEEEDPEILQTHVRMDFYDFDGNLVTTREYDFDNQSRFEVYLSEEDALDLDRFDTVFHTGSIVLTVDHDNVCSAFSYQLWNPPDPDATGTIPPYFQYRNMAADATPLDSDAVLDLVFPYTITIAPFETSYVLYNPGDEPVTVALEILDPQGLPVAVSLADIVVPPLGARVFFLGDPDIFGPAGGLDDFVGYMKAHSTNGRPFLAKSVQNSPEMIAIIPTM
- a CDS encoding DUF3857 and transglutaminase domain-containing protein — its product is MHTRRWTMGMSRLALAAAVLAAIGPAAARSADVPAAPDNVELTRGAPAVVLDEEVAVTFDADGRYTQEIRRRVQILDERGLQTYAADQLAFFQPKARVAFLGGRITRPTGETIPLERARAHEEPLGATAHAFDQPYRRLVVRHPDLQVQDTLETTVRIESDAQIPGHYADFFLFQHESPILSKRLVIRGPASRPLRHAVRDGALTFTQGREGDRIVYTWTGRDLPMIFRETGMPGLPEVACRVVVSTMAGWPELSRQGWAQSRRKLEPDEVLAEKARELTEGLTSEQSRILALVRFVAGDVGYLEASLDVGAFLEPHAAAEVLAAGYGVGRDKAVLLAAMLRALGLEADEALINVSRAPDPEIPSVYFERSLCAVRLSDGRTAYLDPAFGAHGTLGETYAGGRPVLRLTADGAGLETVPTGPAARSLGRLDADTQVDTDGGAHTRIGIQGAGYYDFILRGLGRRFSGPQFIQVWQELAGRVHAGARVREFQVSDAADLAVPFAVAFDMDAPGYALAAGRFLLLRPCLMTNGFELYSLGLPRMMAPGPRRYPMDLFAPVQVIQSERITPPPGCTVLALPDPVEFAAGPARLQLSCRQEGERVVFSSEFSLERSVLSPADYEQLRELLDRWVRSQRSLIILEQQPGGGS